From the genome of Yersinia enterocolitica, one region includes:
- the kbl gene encoding glycine C-acetyltransferase, which yields MSQPFNRHPFYQQLEQQLITTRAEGLYKNERIITTAQQADIAVADGSRVINFCANNYLGLANHPRLIAAAKQGMDTHGFGMASVRFICGTQDTHKELEQKLASFLGMEDAILYSSCFDANGGLFETLLGPEDAIISDALNHASIIDGVRLCKAKRYRYANNDMSELEVQLKQAKADGARHIMIATDGVFSMDGVIANLKGVCDLADEYQALVMVDDSHAVGFVGANGRGTHEYCEVMDRVDIITGTLGKALGGASGGYTAGRKEVVEWLRQRSRPYLFSNSLAPAIVAASIEVLSLLEDGAELRDRLWSNARLFREKMSAAGFTLAGADHAIIPVMLGDAALAQKFANALLKEGIYVTGFFYPVVPKGQARIRTQMSADHTTEQVERAIEAFVRIGKQLNVIA from the coding sequence ATGTCCCAGCCATTTAATCGACACCCTTTTTATCAGCAATTAGAACAACAACTCATAACTACCCGTGCTGAAGGGTTGTATAAAAACGAGCGAATTATCACCACCGCCCAGCAAGCAGACATTGCTGTAGCTGATGGAAGCCGTGTTATTAATTTCTGCGCCAATAACTATTTGGGCCTGGCCAACCACCCAAGGTTGATCGCAGCCGCTAAGCAAGGCATGGATACTCATGGTTTTGGTATGGCGTCGGTTCGTTTTATTTGTGGTACCCAAGACACACATAAAGAGTTAGAGCAGAAGCTAGCCAGTTTCCTCGGTATGGAAGATGCCATTCTTTACTCTTCTTGTTTTGATGCTAACGGCGGTTTGTTTGAAACCCTGCTGGGGCCAGAAGATGCCATTATTTCTGATGCGCTGAATCATGCTTCAATCATTGATGGTGTACGGTTATGTAAAGCCAAGCGCTACCGTTATGCCAATAACGATATGAGCGAACTGGAAGTCCAACTCAAACAAGCCAAAGCAGATGGTGCGCGTCATATTATGATTGCCACTGACGGTGTGTTCTCCATGGATGGTGTCATTGCCAACCTGAAAGGTGTTTGTGATTTGGCGGATGAGTATCAGGCATTAGTGATGGTCGATGACTCCCATGCTGTGGGTTTTGTGGGGGCTAATGGTCGTGGCACTCATGAATACTGCGAAGTAATGGATCGCGTTGATATTATCACCGGTACTTTGGGTAAAGCACTGGGTGGGGCGTCAGGCGGTTATACCGCTGGCCGCAAAGAAGTGGTTGAGTGGTTGCGCCAGCGTTCACGGCCTTACTTGTTCTCAAATTCATTGGCTCCAGCAATAGTAGCGGCTTCTATTGAAGTGTTATCGCTATTGGAAGACGGCGCTGAACTGCGTGATCGCTTATGGTCGAATGCGCGTTTATTCCGCGAGAAAATGAGTGCCGCCGGATTCACATTGGCTGGCGCTGATCATGCCATCATTCCTGTCATGCTCGGTGATGCGGCACTTGCGCAAAAATTTGCCAATGCCTTGCTGAAAGAGGGTATTTACGTTACCGGCTTCTTCTATCCGGTGGTACCGAAAGGCCAGGCGCGGATCCGTACCCAAATGTCGGCGGATCATACGACAGAGCAAGTCGAGCGGGCTATTGAAGCCTTTGTGCGTATCGGCAAACAACTTAACGTTATTGCGTAA